A region from the Actinoplanes sp. OR16 genome encodes:
- a CDS encoding ABC transporter permease, which produces MRGVFSLLRLALRRDRVIMPLWVLGFGLLPYLYLSAFDSLFTTVQERVDYARISSANSGFIALYGPLRGSSLGELVVWRAGFVPVMIGLAALLTVIRHTRADDEAGRTELIRATVVGRYAQLAAALILTGGASLLTGVIVAVTMPLPGSIALGVVFTLSGWMFAGIGAVAAQVSGSARSARSLAVVALAVSYVLRLGGDVSASFLAWLSPIGWVHRVFPYGETDRRPVTLALLFVVLSVSLSAYLLARRDVGAGLIASRLGPASAAASLSTPPALAWRLHRGLLLGWTAGFAALGLLFGGVGSSVVQLAADSRGVDEMFSRIGGGGAVTDAYFATTAAICGLVAACYAVQAALRMRDEEQTGHAEAVLTTSVGRLGWALSHLLFALLGPAVALLAEGLLAGLVHGDVGPVLGASLAQLPAVWVLAGMTMLLIGAAPRFAPAAWAVLAACLLVLLVGPLLNVSQWVLDLSPFTHVPHLPGGTFTSLPLAVLLGVAVLLGTIGLSALRRRDITA; this is translated from the coding sequence ATGCGCGGCGTGTTCTCTCTTCTGCGGCTCGCGCTGCGCCGTGACCGGGTGATCATGCCGCTGTGGGTGCTCGGGTTCGGGCTTCTCCCGTACCTCTATCTCTCCGCCTTCGACTCGCTCTTCACGACGGTCCAGGAACGCGTCGACTATGCGCGGATCAGCTCGGCGAACTCCGGTTTCATCGCTCTGTACGGACCCCTGCGCGGCTCCAGCCTCGGTGAGCTGGTGGTGTGGCGCGCCGGATTCGTGCCCGTGATGATCGGGCTGGCCGCGCTGCTCACCGTCATCCGGCACACGCGCGCCGACGACGAGGCCGGCCGCACCGAGCTGATCCGTGCCACCGTCGTGGGCCGCTACGCCCAGCTCGCCGCCGCGCTGATCCTGACCGGCGGGGCCTCGCTGCTGACCGGCGTCATCGTGGCCGTCACCATGCCTCTTCCCGGGTCGATCGCGCTCGGCGTCGTCTTCACGCTGAGCGGCTGGATGTTCGCCGGGATCGGTGCCGTCGCCGCCCAGGTGTCCGGGAGTGCGCGTAGTGCCCGGTCGCTGGCCGTCGTCGCGCTCGCCGTGTCCTATGTGCTGCGTCTCGGCGGGGACGTCTCGGCATCCTTTCTCGCCTGGCTGTCTCCGATCGGATGGGTTCACCGCGTCTTTCCTTATGGGGAGACCGATCGGAGGCCCGTGACGCTCGCGCTGCTGTTCGTGGTTCTGTCGGTGAGCCTGTCGGCCTACCTGCTGGCCCGCCGCGACGTGGGCGCCGGCCTGATCGCCTCCCGTCTCGGCCCGGCCTCCGCGGCCGCCTCCCTGTCGACGCCGCCGGCCCTCGCGTGGCGGCTGCACCGCGGCCTGCTGCTCGGGTGGACCGCCGGGTTCGCCGCGCTCGGCCTGCTGTTCGGTGGCGTCGGCTCCAGCGTCGTGCAGCTCGCCGCCGACTCGCGGGGCGTCGACGAGATGTTCTCCCGGATCGGCGGCGGCGGTGCGGTCACCGACGCCTACTTCGCCACGACCGCGGCCATCTGCGGGTTGGTCGCCGCGTGCTATGCCGTGCAGGCCGCCCTGCGGATGCGCGACGAAGAACAGACCGGCCATGCCGAGGCAGTCCTCACCACCTCCGTCGGCCGGCTCGGCTGGGCCCTGTCCCACCTGCTCTTCGCCCTGCTCGGCCCGGCCGTCGCCCTGCTGGCCGAAGGACTCCTGGCCGGCCTCGTCCACGGCGACGTCGGCCCGGTCCTCGGCGCCTCCCTCGCCCAACTGCCGGCCGTCTGGGTGCTGGCCGGCATGACGATGCTCCTGATCGGCGCCGCGCCCAGATTCGCCCCGGCCGCCTGGGCCGTCCTCGCCGCCTGCCTGCTGGTGCTGCTGGTGGGCCCGCTGCTCAACGTCTCCCAGTGGGTCCTCGACCTGTCCCCGTTCACCCACGTCCCGCACTTGCCGGGCGGCACGTTCACGAGTCTGCCCTTGGCTGTCCTGCTCGGGGTGGCCGTGCTGCTCGGGACGATCGGGTTGTCGGCTCTGCGGAGGCGGGACATCACTGCCTAG
- a CDS encoding LacI family DNA-binding transcriptional regulator, producing the protein MKHPYRIREIAAAAGLSQATVDRVLHNRGGVRESTVRQVHQAIAELDRQQSQSGRTFVVDVVLSTSRAYGAAVRAALDAELAEVPVTVRPRLAVTTEPADLVQALDRVGRSRSHGLIVLAPPTDEVADAVARLGVPVVTLNADLPAGKRIAHVGVDYFDSGAAAAYLVERFFAERAGDVLLINGRGEREDGFRSVLPARRIITAGPEPGPLRAILGRNPSIRAVYSADTCGNEAIVAAFAEERRNYDVFVAHGLDEENVALLRTHRISAVLHQDLRADMRNACLAILRAQGALPGPIRSHPSAVQVITPYNVPPAAF; encoded by the coding sequence GTGAAGCACCCGTATCGGATACGCGAGATAGCAGCGGCCGCCGGGCTGAGTCAGGCGACGGTGGACCGTGTTCTGCACAACCGGGGCGGGGTCCGGGAGAGCACCGTCCGTCAGGTGCACCAGGCGATCGCCGAGCTGGACCGGCAGCAGTCGCAGTCCGGCCGTACCTTCGTGGTCGACGTCGTCCTCTCGACCTCGCGCGCCTACGGCGCCGCCGTCCGGGCCGCCCTCGACGCGGAGCTCGCCGAGGTCCCGGTCACGGTCCGGCCCCGCCTTGCCGTCACCACCGAGCCGGCCGACCTGGTGCAGGCCCTGGACCGGGTCGGCCGGTCCCGCTCGCACGGCCTGATCGTGCTGGCACCGCCGACGGATGAGGTGGCCGACGCGGTGGCCCGGCTCGGGGTGCCGGTCGTGACGCTCAACGCCGATCTGCCGGCCGGCAAGCGGATCGCGCATGTCGGGGTGGACTACTTCGACAGCGGGGCGGCCGCGGCGTACCTGGTGGAACGCTTCTTCGCGGAGCGCGCCGGCGACGTGCTGCTGATCAACGGGCGGGGTGAGCGGGAGGACGGCTTCCGGTCGGTGCTGCCGGCGCGGCGGATCATCACGGCCGGTCCGGAGCCGGGGCCGCTGCGCGCGATCCTCGGGCGCAACCCGTCGATCCGGGCCGTCTACTCGGCCGACACCTGCGGGAACGAGGCGATCGTGGCGGCGTTCGCGGAGGAGCGCCGCAACTACGACGTCTTCGTGGCGCACGGGCTGGACGAGGAGAACGTGGCGTTGCTGCGTACCCATCGGATCTCCGCGGTGCTGCATCAGGACCTGCGGGCCGACATGCGCAACGCCTGTCTCGCGATCCTGCGGGCGCAGGGCGCGCTGCCCGGGCCGATCCGATCGCACCCGTCGGCGGTGCAGGTGATCACGCCGTACAACGTGCCTCCTGCCGCATTCTGA
- a CDS encoding response regulator transcription factor — protein sequence MQNGIRVVVVDGHAAFVRALEGLIPEVSGGRATVVATTGEAAKVGSVMRAAMPDLVLVDSMLPPGGGRHPVTLVREAAPQARIVALADDTDPNPAVEALHAGAAGVLRRAVDVTDLRQPLLAALEGWSVVPPALLATLLEQARPQPPHPVAAHLDDEDRRLLKLIASGSSTSDIAGLLHVSERTVKRLTASLLRKLKVSSRTEAAALAGSAGLL from the coding sequence ATGCAGAACGGGATCAGGGTTGTCGTGGTGGACGGCCACGCCGCCTTCGTCCGCGCCTTGGAAGGGTTGATTCCTGAGGTCAGCGGCGGCCGAGCGACCGTCGTGGCCACGACCGGGGAGGCGGCGAAGGTCGGCAGCGTCATGCGCGCTGCCATGCCGGACCTGGTGCTGGTCGACTCGATGCTCCCGCCGGGCGGTGGCCGCCACCCGGTGACTCTGGTCCGTGAGGCGGCGCCGCAGGCCCGGATCGTGGCCCTCGCCGACGACACCGATCCGAACCCGGCGGTGGAGGCGCTGCACGCGGGCGCGGCCGGTGTGCTGCGGCGCGCGGTGGACGTCACCGATCTGCGGCAACCTCTGCTCGCCGCCCTCGAAGGCTGGTCGGTGGTGCCGCCGGCGCTGCTGGCCACGCTGCTCGAACAGGCGCGGCCGCAGCCGCCGCACCCGGTCGCCGCGCACCTCGACGACGAGGACCGCCGGCTGCTGAAGCTGATCGCGAGTGGCTCGTCGACCAGTGACATCGCCGGGCTGCTGCACGTGTCCGAACGTACGGTGAAACGCCTGACCGCCTCCCTGCTGCGCAAGCTGAAGGTCTCCAGCCGGACCGAGGCGGCGGCCCTGGCCGGAAGCGCCGGGCTCCTGTGA
- a CDS encoding Na+/H+ antiporter, protein MNLEEILLFALGAVAVIVTVRWVTEKTGLPAAVLLTLIGIAYAYLPGPNLELEPELVLTFILPPLLYNAALDSSLLDIRRNMRTVISLSVVLVLVTALLIGLGFSLWVAGATLAAGVALGAAVAPPDPVASLAVGRRAGLPNKMVTLISGEGLLNDATALTILTVAVTAQARGDFNFDNAVGQFVIAAAGGVMVGVAVAYAVRFLKAFRADPLNANALSLITPLAAYLICENAFVHHYVTISGVLAVVVAGLIVGHDTPRYTTGASRLQTSAVWRLIDFLLEGMVFLLIGQQVPDVVDGLSKYATSTIVIALAVTLGVVLLLRPLWLVLTQWLPRSLHTRLGGQNDDETEAREVPLTGKEITVLSWAGTRGVITLAAIFTLPVGFPDRELLHFCAIAVVLVTLVGQGLTFAPLVRHLGLRANQTDRARERNEARSAAVRAGLERLDDIQEQQHDNVEDEAIETMRKQLQIRLDRYRRRLDLLEQVDSNEVPISPQYEAALVVRQAVIDAEREELLRRRDAGHLNDDSLRVLNRELDHEELILPKRHKDH, encoded by the coding sequence ATGAATCTCGAGGAGATCCTGCTTTTCGCCCTGGGCGCGGTCGCCGTGATCGTCACGGTGCGCTGGGTCACCGAGAAGACCGGCCTCCCCGCGGCGGTCCTGCTCACGCTGATCGGCATTGCCTACGCCTACCTGCCGGGCCCCAACCTCGAGCTGGAGCCCGAACTCGTTCTGACATTCATCCTGCCGCCGTTGCTCTACAACGCCGCGCTCGATTCATCATTGCTCGACATCCGGCGCAACATGCGCACGGTGATCAGCCTTTCCGTGGTGCTGGTCCTGGTCACGGCGCTTCTGATCGGCCTCGGCTTCTCGCTCTGGGTGGCCGGGGCCACCCTCGCCGCCGGTGTCGCGCTCGGCGCCGCCGTCGCCCCACCCGACCCGGTGGCGTCACTCGCCGTCGGCCGGCGGGCCGGCCTGCCCAACAAGATGGTCACGCTGATCTCCGGTGAAGGCCTGCTCAACGACGCCACCGCGCTGACGATCCTGACCGTCGCGGTGACCGCGCAGGCCAGGGGCGACTTCAACTTCGACAACGCGGTCGGCCAGTTCGTCATCGCCGCGGCCGGCGGTGTCATGGTCGGTGTGGCGGTCGCCTACGCCGTGCGGTTCCTCAAAGCCTTCCGGGCGGACCCGCTCAACGCCAACGCCCTCTCCCTGATCACGCCGCTCGCCGCGTACCTGATCTGCGAGAACGCGTTCGTCCACCACTACGTCACCATCTCCGGCGTGCTCGCCGTCGTGGTCGCCGGCCTGATCGTCGGCCACGACACCCCGCGCTACACCACCGGGGCGAGCCGGCTGCAGACCAGCGCCGTCTGGCGTCTCATCGACTTCCTGCTGGAAGGCATGGTCTTCCTCCTGATCGGCCAGCAGGTGCCGGACGTGGTGGACGGCCTTTCCAAGTACGCCACGAGCACCATCGTCATCGCGCTCGCGGTAACGCTCGGTGTGGTCCTGCTGCTCCGCCCGCTCTGGCTGGTCCTCACCCAGTGGCTGCCCCGATCCCTGCACACCCGCCTCGGCGGCCAGAACGACGACGAGACCGAGGCCCGCGAAGTCCCGCTCACCGGCAAGGAGATCACGGTCCTCAGCTGGGCCGGCACCCGTGGCGTCATCACCCTCGCTGCGATCTTCACTCTCCCGGTCGGCTTCCCCGATCGCGAACTCCTGCACTTCTGCGCCATCGCCGTAGTCCTCGTCACCCTGGTCGGCCAGGGCCTCACCTTCGCCCCGCTCGTCCGCCACCTCGGACTGCGCGCCAACCAGACCGACCGGGCGCGCGAACGCAACGAGGCCCGCTCGGCTGCCGTCCGCGCCGGCCTGGAACGCCTCGACGACATCCAGGAACAGCAGCACGACAACGTCGAGGACGAGGCCATCGAGACGATGCGCAAACAACTCCAGATCCGCCTCGACCGCTACCGCCGCCGCCTCGACCTGCTCGAACAGGTCGATTCCAACGAGGTCCCGATCTCACCCCAGTACGAAGCAGCTCTGGTGGTCCGGCAGGCCGTCATCGACGCCGAACGCGAGGAACTCCTCCGGCGCCGGGATGCCGGCCACCTCAACGACGACAGTCTGCGGGTCCTCAACCGCGAGCTGGACCACGAAGAGCTGATCCTCCCCAAGCGCCACAAGGACCACTGA
- a CDS encoding glycosyl hydrolase family 28-related protein — MSVRPRWSALFLGAVLGVTGTAYPAAAFSSSSSGTSTITRAAIDPSLTAGRGATVTFVEQEAERARTNGTVIGPDRTAYTLPAEASGRSAVTLDPGEFVEFTLPRAANAITVRYSIPDAPAGGGITAPLSVATAHGTRTMTLTSQYSWLYNQYSFTNDPQADLLHPDWWITECQCVPAATTPAPVITKPFRPAHFYDEQRLLLGRTHRAGDKIRLTASSVPTTIDLLDSELVGPPSFDPRAVNVLLFGADPTGRKDAAPAIEKAIAFAKKTHRRVYLPPGVFQVNRHIVVDDVTIGGAGNWYTIIKGRQVALGSPAPDGSIHTGVGFYGKDAAEGGSRNVHLSGFAIQGDVRERIDTDQVNGVGGAMSDSTIDGLHIQHTKVGLWFDGPMSNVKVTNNVIVDQIADGLNFHTGVTNSLVRNNFIRNTGDDALAMWAEKTTNSQNTFDRNTIQSPTLANGIAIYGGDDITVSGNLVADPVREGSALHAGTRFGAEPFTGYLRFTGNTTVRAGTYELNWNIGLGAIWMFALERSIDADVRVTGDHYLDNTYNAIMLVSDWPVKDLYSINDVKFEDLRIDGTGTSVLSARTGGSASFSNVDARNVGAVGVNNCGRFGFPASGSEFALTDSGGNDGGWLQPFVPNVITCDDRPPVVPPPAPSAW; from the coding sequence ATGTCTGTGCGACCTCGCTGGTCTGCCCTGTTCCTCGGGGCGGTTCTGGGCGTGACCGGGACCGCGTACCCCGCAGCTGCCTTTTCCTCTTCCTCCTCCGGAACCTCCACGATCACCCGGGCCGCCATCGACCCGTCCCTGACCGCCGGGCGCGGCGCCACCGTCACCTTCGTCGAGCAGGAGGCCGAGCGCGCCCGCACCAACGGCACGGTGATCGGCCCGGACCGCACCGCCTACACCCTCCCCGCCGAGGCGTCCGGCCGCTCCGCCGTGACCCTCGACCCGGGCGAGTTCGTCGAGTTCACGCTGCCGCGCGCGGCGAACGCCATAACCGTGCGGTACAGCATTCCGGACGCGCCGGCCGGTGGCGGGATCACCGCGCCGCTCTCCGTGGCGACCGCGCACGGCACCCGGACGATGACGCTGACCTCGCAGTATTCCTGGCTCTACAACCAGTATTCGTTCACCAACGACCCGCAGGCCGACCTCCTGCACCCGGACTGGTGGATCACCGAGTGCCAGTGCGTGCCGGCCGCCACCACGCCGGCGCCGGTGATCACCAAGCCGTTCCGGCCCGCGCACTTCTACGACGAGCAGCGGCTGCTGCTCGGCCGCACCCACCGCGCCGGTGACAAGATCCGGCTCACCGCCTCCTCGGTGCCCACCACGATCGACCTGCTCGACTCGGAGCTGGTCGGACCGCCGTCGTTCGATCCGCGCGCGGTGAACGTGCTGCTCTTCGGCGCCGACCCGACCGGGCGGAAGGACGCGGCGCCGGCCATCGAGAAGGCGATCGCGTTCGCGAAGAAGACGCATCGCAGGGTCTACCTGCCGCCGGGTGTCTTCCAGGTGAACCGGCACATCGTCGTCGACGACGTGACCATCGGCGGCGCCGGCAACTGGTACACGATCATCAAGGGCCGCCAGGTCGCGCTCGGCAGCCCGGCGCCGGACGGCTCGATCCACACCGGGGTCGGCTTCTACGGCAAGGACGCCGCCGAGGGTGGCAGCCGCAACGTCCACCTCTCCGGCTTCGCGATCCAGGGCGACGTCCGGGAGCGGATCGACACCGACCAGGTCAACGGCGTCGGCGGCGCGATGAGCGACTCGACGATCGACGGCCTGCACATCCAGCACACCAAGGTCGGCCTCTGGTTCGACGGTCCGATGTCGAACGTGAAGGTCACGAACAACGTGATCGTGGACCAGATCGCGGACGGCCTGAACTTCCACACCGGGGTCACGAACTCGCTGGTCCGCAACAACTTCATCCGCAACACCGGCGACGACGCGCTCGCCATGTGGGCGGAGAAGACCACGAACTCGCAGAACACGTTCGACCGGAACACCATCCAGTCGCCGACCCTGGCGAACGGCATCGCGATCTACGGCGGCGACGACATCACGGTCTCCGGCAACCTGGTCGCCGACCCGGTCCGGGAGGGCAGCGCCCTGCACGCGGGCACCCGGTTCGGCGCTGAACCGTTCACCGGGTACCTCCGCTTCACCGGGAACACCACGGTGCGGGCCGGGACGTACGAGCTGAACTGGAACATCGGCCTCGGCGCGATCTGGATGTTCGCCCTGGAGCGCAGCATCGACGCGGACGTGCGGGTGACCGGCGATCACTACCTGGACAACACCTACAACGCGATCATGCTGGTGTCCGACTGGCCGGTGAAGGACCTCTATTCGATCAACGACGTCAAGTTCGAGGACCTCAGGATCGACGGCACGGGGACGAGCGTTCTCAGCGCTCGTACGGGTGGATCCGCATCCTTCTCGAACGTGGACGCCCGCAACGTCGGAGCGGTCGGTGTGAACAACTGCGGCCGGTTCGGCTTCCCGGCGTCCGGATCCGAATTCGCCCTCACCGACTCCGGTGGCAACGACGGCGGCTGGCTGCAGCCGTTCGTCCCGAACGTCATCACCTGCGACGACCGCCCGCCGGTCGTCCCGCCCCCGGCCCCGTCCGCCTGGTAG
- a CDS encoding DUF4142 domain-containing protein translates to MPLRRFFAVISALVLIGTGSPAHARPVSPDADFLIAAHQGNLAEIAAGKLARRKGDTAAVRRLGRRLAAYHRKLDSVVQKTAIDLDVTLPDQPNSEQQTLVHRYEAASGAEFDTLFVGSQLIAHEHAVKLARVVLDTGTEPRVSKIVTRALPMIQNHQRELLEAQQKLTER, encoded by the coding sequence ATGCCTTTACGTCGCTTTTTTGCCGTTATCAGCGCTCTAGTCCTTATCGGCACGGGCTCACCGGCCCACGCTCGGCCGGTCAGCCCGGACGCCGACTTCCTCATCGCCGCCCACCAGGGCAACCTCGCCGAGATCGCGGCCGGGAAGCTCGCCAGGCGCAAGGGCGACACCGCGGCGGTCCGCCGGCTCGGGCGCCGGCTTGCCGCGTACCACCGCAAGCTCGACTCCGTCGTACAGAAAACCGCAATCGATCTTGATGTGACCCTGCCCGACCAGCCCAATTCCGAACAACAGACCCTCGTTCATCGGTACGAGGCCGCGTCCGGTGCGGAGTTCGACACCCTCTTCGTCGGCAGTCAACTGATCGCGCACGAACACGCCGTCAAGCTGGCCCGCGTCGTCCTCGACACCGGCACCGAACCACGGGTCTCCAAGATCGTCACCAGGGCGTTGCCGATGATCCAGAATCACCAGCGGGAACTTCTCGAGGCGCAGCAGAAATTAACTGAGCGTTAA
- a CDS encoding NAD-dependent epimerase/dehydratase family protein, with translation MSRTLLVTGGAGFVGGALVRSLLTEYPDAAIVSLDNYFTGSPEAHVNDPRVTYIDGSTADIAKIWADRGLPGPEIVFHLGEYSRIVQSFEDHDLTWDFNLLGTKEVVKFTAAHGAKLIYAGSSSKFGNDGEDENLNPYAWTKAKNIEYIKNYSNWYGLDYAITYFYNVYGPGQITNGKYATVIGIFERQYLAGEPLTVVAPGTQTRDFTHIDDIVRGIVLVARQGSGDGYLLGTGREWPIADVAKMFGTEFVLLPALRGERTRGQADVTKAAGLGWRPERRLDAYVAEFVAAHPR, from the coding sequence TTGAGCCGAACTCTGCTGGTCACCGGTGGCGCCGGTTTCGTTGGCGGCGCCCTGGTCAGGTCGCTGCTGACCGAATACCCGGATGCGGCGATCGTCTCGCTCGACAACTACTTCACCGGCTCGCCGGAAGCGCACGTCAACGACCCGCGGGTGACGTACATCGACGGCTCGACGGCGGACATCGCGAAGATCTGGGCTGATCGGGGCCTCCCCGGCCCGGAGATCGTCTTCCACCTCGGTGAGTACTCGCGGATCGTGCAGTCGTTCGAGGACCACGACCTGACCTGGGACTTCAACCTTCTCGGTACGAAGGAGGTCGTGAAGTTCACTGCCGCCCACGGCGCGAAGCTGATCTACGCGGGGTCCAGCTCGAAGTTCGGCAACGACGGTGAGGACGAGAACCTCAACCCGTACGCGTGGACCAAGGCCAAGAACATCGAGTACATCAAGAACTACTCGAACTGGTACGGCCTGGACTACGCGATCACCTACTTCTACAACGTCTACGGGCCGGGGCAGATCACCAACGGCAAGTACGCGACGGTCATCGGCATCTTCGAGCGGCAGTACCTCGCCGGCGAGCCGCTCACCGTGGTCGCCCCGGGCACCCAGACCCGCGACTTCACCCACATCGACGACATCGTCCGCGGCATCGTGCTCGTGGCCCGCCAGGGCAGCGGCGACGGCTACCTGCTCGGCACCGGGCGGGAGTGGCCGATCGCCGACGTCGCGAAGATGTTCGGCACCGAGTTCGTGCTGCTCCCGGCCCTGCGCGGGGAGCGGACCCGGGGCCAGGCCGATGTGACGAAGGCGGCCGGGCTGGGCTGGCGCCCGGAGCGGCGTCTCGACGCGTACGTCGCCGAGTTCGTGGCGGCCCACCCGCGCTGA
- the ahcY gene encoding adenosylhomocysteinase has protein sequence MSDKLQSVNGLDFAVADLTLAEAGRHQLRLAEHEMPGLMSLRAEFGDSKPLAGARIAGSLHMTVQTAVLIETLVALGAEVRWVSCNIFSTQDEAAAAVVVGPTGTVDAPAGVPVFAWKGETLEEYWWATMRLFEFSDGQGPNMILDDGGDATLLVHKGVEFEAAGAVPATTPEDNHEYSIILEALRTSLASSKDRFTKIAAEIKGVTEETTTGVARLYKLAKEGTLLFPAINVNDAVTKSKFDNKYGIRHSLVDGLNRATDVMLGGKLAVVCGYGDVGKGSAETLRGQGARVVVTEVDPICALQAAMDGMQVVRLEDVVGEADIFITTTGGTDIITVDHLSAMKHNAIVGNVGHFDDEIDMAGLARVEGIEKVEIKPQVHEWRFPDGHSVIVLSEGRLMNLGNATGHPSFVMSNSFTNQVMAQIELWTKPGEYEKQVYVLPKHLDEKVARLHLDALGVRLTTLTKKQAEYLGVDVEGPFKPEHYRY, from the coding sequence ATGAGTGACAAACTTCAATCCGTCAACGGTCTCGACTTCGCGGTCGCCGACCTCACGCTGGCCGAGGCCGGCCGTCACCAGCTGCGCCTCGCCGAGCACGAGATGCCCGGCCTGATGTCGCTGCGCGCCGAGTTCGGTGACAGCAAGCCCCTCGCGGGCGCCCGCATCGCCGGCTCGCTGCACATGACCGTGCAGACCGCCGTGCTGATCGAGACCCTGGTCGCCCTCGGCGCCGAGGTCCGCTGGGTCTCCTGCAACATCTTCTCCACCCAGGACGAGGCGGCCGCCGCGGTCGTCGTCGGCCCGACCGGCACCGTCGACGCCCCGGCCGGTGTGCCGGTCTTCGCCTGGAAGGGCGAGACGCTCGAGGAGTACTGGTGGGCCACCATGCGGCTCTTCGAGTTCAGCGACGGCCAGGGCCCGAACATGATCCTGGACGACGGTGGTGACGCCACCCTGCTCGTGCACAAGGGTGTCGAGTTCGAGGCGGCCGGCGCGGTCCCCGCGACCACCCCCGAGGACAACCACGAGTACTCGATCATCCTCGAGGCGCTGCGGACCAGCCTGGCCTCGTCGAAGGACCGCTTCACCAAGATCGCCGCTGAGATCAAGGGCGTGACCGAGGAGACCACCACCGGTGTGGCGCGTCTCTACAAGCTCGCCAAGGAGGGCACCCTGCTCTTCCCGGCGATCAACGTCAACGACGCGGTGACGAAGAGCAAGTTCGACAACAAGTACGGCATCCGCCACTCGCTCGTCGACGGCCTGAACCGGGCCACCGACGTGATGCTCGGCGGCAAGCTCGCCGTCGTCTGCGGCTACGGCGACGTCGGCAAGGGTTCCGCCGAGACGCTGCGCGGCCAGGGTGCCCGCGTCGTCGTCACCGAGGTCGACCCGATCTGCGCGCTGCAGGCCGCGATGGACGGCATGCAGGTCGTCCGCCTCGAGGACGTGGTCGGCGAGGCCGACATCTTCATCACCACGACCGGTGGCACCGACATCATCACCGTCGACCACCTCTCCGCGATGAAGCACAACGCGATCGTCGGCAACGTCGGTCACTTCGACGACGAGATCGACATGGCCGGGCTCGCGCGCGTCGAGGGCATCGAGAAGGTCGAGATCAAGCCGCAGGTGCACGAGTGGCGCTTCCCGGACGGCCACTCGGTGATCGTCCTCTCCGAGGGTCGCCTGATGAACCTGGGCAACGCCACCGGCCACCCCAGCTTCGTCATGTCGAACTCGTTCACCAACCAGGTGATGGCCCAGATCGAGCTCTGGACCAAGCCCGGTGAGTACGAGAAGCAGGTCTACGTGCTCCCGAAGCACCTGGACGAGAAGGTGGCCCGGCTGCACCTGGACGCGCTCGGCGTCCGGCTGACCACCCTCACCAAGAAGCAGGCGGAGTACCTCGGCGTGGACGTCGAGGGCCCGTTCAAGCCGGAGCACTACCGGTACTGA
- a CDS encoding ABC transporter ATP-binding protein translates to MSEAIDVEGLVKRFGPVTALDGLDLHVRTGEVHGFLGPNGAGKTTTIRVLLGLMRADGGTTRLLGGDPWADATELHRRLAYVPGDVTFWPSLTGGEVIDLLGRLRGGLDPKRRDDLIERFELDPRKKGRTYSKGNRQKVALVAALSSDVELLLLDEPTSGLDPLMEEVFREVILEEKRRGDRTVLLSSHILAEVEALCDRLTIIRAGKSVETGTLADLRHLTRTTIRAELAGPVNGLAALAGVHDLTTDDGRVAFDVDASSLEPALKVLVQAGVRSLISQPPSLEELFLRHYSRES, encoded by the coding sequence ATGTCAGAGGCCATCGACGTAGAAGGACTCGTCAAGAGGTTCGGCCCGGTCACCGCGCTGGACGGACTCGACCTGCACGTGCGGACCGGCGAGGTGCACGGCTTCCTCGGGCCGAACGGCGCCGGCAAGACCACCACGATCCGGGTGCTGCTCGGGCTGATGCGCGCCGACGGCGGGACCACCCGGCTGCTCGGCGGCGATCCGTGGGCCGACGCGACCGAGCTGCACCGGCGACTCGCGTACGTCCCCGGCGACGTCACGTTCTGGCCGTCCCTCACCGGCGGCGAGGTGATCGACCTGCTCGGGCGGCTGCGCGGCGGCCTCGACCCGAAACGCCGCGATGATCTGATCGAGCGGTTCGAGCTCGACCCCCGCAAGAAGGGGCGCACCTATTCGAAGGGCAACCGGCAGAAGGTGGCGCTCGTCGCGGCCCTCTCGTCCGATGTGGAGCTGCTCTTGCTCGACGAGCCGACGTCCGGCCTCGATCCGCTGATGGAAGAGGTGTTCCGGGAGGTCATCCTCGAAGAGAAGAGGCGCGGCGATCGTACGGTGTTGCTCTCCAGCCACATCCTCGCGGAGGTCGAGGCGCTCTGTGACCGGCTCACCATCATCCGGGCCGGCAAGTCCGTGGAGACCGGCACCCTGGCCGATCTGCGTCACCTCACCCGCACCACGATCCGCGCCGAGCTGGCCGGGCCGGTCAACGGCCTCGCCGCCCTCGCCGGGGTGCACGATCTGACCACCGACGACGGGCGGGTCGCCTTCGACGTCGACGCCTCCTCCCTGGAACCGGCACTCAAGGTGCTGGTCCAGGCCGGGGTGCGCAGCCTGATCTCACAGCCGCCGTCGCTGGAGGAGCTGTTCCTGCGGCACTACTCCCGGGAGTCGTGA